The following coding sequences lie in one Epinephelus moara isolate mb chromosome 17, YSFRI_EMoa_1.0, whole genome shotgun sequence genomic window:
- the ap1s1 gene encoding AP-1 complex subunit sigma-1A translates to MMRFMLLFSRQGKLRLQKWYTATAERDKKKMVRELMQIVLARKPKMCSFLEWRDLKIVYKRYASLYFCCAIEEQDNELITLEVIHRFVELLDKYFGSVCELDIIFNFEKAYFILDEFLMGGEIQDTSKKSVLKAIEQADLLQEEDESPRSVLEEMGLA, encoded by the exons ATGCGCTTCATGCTGCTTTTCAGCCGACAGGGGAAGCTGCGGCTGCAGAAGTGGTACACAGCCACAGCTGAGCGCGACAAGAAGAAGATGGTCAGGGAGCTGATGCAGATAGTGCTTGCCCGCAAACCAAAGATGTGCAGCTTCCTAGAATGGAGGGACCTCAAGATCGTCTATAAAAG GTACGCCAGCCTGTATTTCTGTTGTGCGATTGAAGAGCAGGACAATGAGCTCATCACACTGGAAGTCATCCACCGCTTCGTAGAGCTGCTGGATAAGTACTTTGGCAGC GTGTGTGAGCTGGACATCATCTTCAACTTTGAGAAGGCCTACTTCATTCTAGATGAGTTCCTGATGGGAGGAGAGATACAGGACACATCTAAGAAGAGCGTTCTCAAAGCCATTGAACAAGCTGACCTACTGCAGGAG GAGGACGAGTCACCCAGGAGCGTGCTGGAGGAGATGGGCTTGGCGTAG